A window of the Ogataea parapolymorpha DL-1 chromosome V, whole genome shotgun sequence genome harbors these coding sequences:
- a CDS encoding Polyprotein (gag/pol) of Ty1/Copia retrotransposon, producing MDVTTAFLNGDLRETIYMSQPPGFIETGGEHKVCRLQKSLYGLKQAPLCWNQKIDSVLQKAGFVKTLPEYGVYMKPATKEFSVVLIGLYVDDLLLLSQSDRACRWAKDLLSSHFHMKDLGPVQRFLGMDITQTSSQVHLSLHSYIFQLLQHTGMLDCNPVHIPFASSTYLMDSSPLDGSDITEYRSLVGKLLFAANTGRPDISYAVSYLSRYMQTPLEEHMRGVKHLLRYLKGSMNMGITYQRRQSFKLTGYTDADWGGSKEDRKSTSGYVFMLGDSPITWRSKKQEVVALSTTEAEYIALSDGVKELLWLDQLINQIDLKLESIPVIWSDNTSCISLANHPHAHPRTKHIDIRHHHIRETLQRNKFVLKHMDTHHMIADIFTKGLARPQFEYLREAMGFKINHHSLN from the coding sequence ATGGACGTCACAACCGCCTTTCTCAATGGTGACTTACGTGAAACGATATACATGTCTCAACCACCAGGGTTCATTGAAACTGGTGGGGAACATAAAGTCTGTCGCTTGCAGAAAAGTCTTTATGGCCTGAAACAAGCACCTCTCTGTTGGAACCAGAAAATTGATTCTGTTCTCCAAAAGGCTGGCTTTGTTAAAACACTTCCGGAATATGGGGTCTACATGAAACCTGCTACTAAGGAGTTCTCTGTTGTTCTTATTGGTCTGTatgttgatgatcttcTACTTTTGAGTCAATCTGACCGTGCGTGTCGTTGGGCTAAAGACCTTCTCTCCTCTCATTTTCATATGAAGGACCTGGGTCCAGTGCAGCGCTTTCTGGGCATGGACATTActcaaacttcttctcAAGTTCATTTGTCTCTTCACAGTTATATCTTCCAGCTTCTACAGCACACTGGCATGCTGGACTGCAATCCAGTGCACATTCCTTTTGCATCTTCTACCTACTTGATGGATTCCTCTCCTCTGGATGGTTCTGATATCACTGAGTATCGCAGCCTGGTGGGGAAGCTATTGTTTGCTGCTAATACGGGAAGGCCTGATATATCATATGCTGTCTCTTATTTAAGCAGATATATGCAGACACCATTGGAAGAACACATGCGTGGTGTCAAACACTTGTTGAGATATCTCAAAGGATCTATGAATATGGGCATTACATACCAACGAAGGCAGTCATTTAAGCTTACTGGATATACAGATGCAGATTGGGGAGGATCTAAAGAAGATAGAAAGTCAACGTCCGGATATGTGTTTATGCTTGGCGATTCCCCAATAACTTGGAGGTCTAAGAAACAAGAAGTGGTGGCATTATCCACAACTGAAGCCGAATACATAGCACTATCTGACGGTGTCAAAGAACTTCTATGGTTAGATCAACTGATTAATCAGATAGATCTAAAACTGGAATCAATCCCAGTTATCTGGAGTGATAACACTAGTTGTATATCATTGGCAAATCATCCACATGCCCATCCAAGAACAAAGCATATTGATATCAGACATCATCATATAAGAGAGACTCTTCAGAGAAATAAGTTCGTTCTCAAACATATGGATACTCATCATATGATAGCAGACATATTCACAAAAGGATTAGCCAGACCACAATTTGAATATCTACGAGAAGCAATGGGTTTTAAAATAAATCACCATAGTCTGAATTAA
- a CDS encoding Protein HYM1 produces MKGPENSEISINTGHMLREAIKYEQIARYLIFKPIFWNYFDYCEYGSFETSTEAFLTLNDFLTTHKLVASEFFNSNLNKFIDRINRLIVSPNYVTKRQSVKLLAQLILDKPNYNLMTTYVNSPHNLKLIMILLGDKSKNVQFESFNVFKIFIANPRKSKSIIEILTKNRERLLQFLRTFANDRKEDELFTVERNFVIEQIENLPRLVQLQNVNAKGTETDIQGGNKGLQNMPPLSNDGIPDSKYNHKKN; encoded by the coding sequence ATGAAAGGGCCAGAGAATTCCGAAATCTCAATTAACACCGGGCATATGCTGCGCGAGGCAATTAAGTACGAGCAAATTGCAAGATACCTCATCTTCAAACCCATTTTCTGGAATTATTTTGATTATTGTGAATATGGTTCATTTGAAACATCAACAGAAGCATTTCTAACTTTAAATGACTTTTTGACTACCCACAAACTGGTCGCTAGTGAATTCTTCAACTCCAATTTAAACAAATTTATTGACAGAATCAACAGGTTAATAGTGTCCCCGAATTATGTCACAAAAAGACAATCGGTGAAACTGCTCGCCCAGCTCATTTTAGATAAGCCTAACTACAACCTTATGACTACTTACGTGAACTCGCCGCATAATCTGAAGTTGATCATGATCCTTCTGGGTGACAAATCTAAAAACGTACAATTTGAATCATTCAATGTATTCAAAATATTCATTGCCAACCCAAGAAAATCGAAAAGCATAATTGAAATACTGACGAAAAATCGTGAGCGCCTCTTGCAATTTCTGAGAACCTTTGCGAATGATAGGAAGGAAGATGAACTATTCACAGTGGAGCGCAATTTTGTCATTGAACAAATAGAAAACTTGCCGAGGTTGGTTCAGTTGCAGAACGTGAACGCGAAGGGTACGGAAACGGACATACAAGGAGGCAATAAAGGGTTACAGAACATGCCACCATTATCAAACGATGGGATCCCTGATTCAAAATACAATCATAAAAAGAACTGA
- a CDS encoding Vacuolar protein-sorting-associated protein 36, translated as MQVQRFQFTSEFWEYVQLSNGGRPICSSSERNLFLGTNVGLYLGNSKIENYQNGRLYLTNLRLIYVPFTSNEALEKNVGLSLNLAYIENLQFQAGFMRSSPKILLTLTKLSPDLEYDTVHNTLDWDCPICSHLNKCDLKVVSGLNVPKCEVCGVSANVYELNKLKVEKQNNSRSKAYKRGYDNSSSNPMICTNHPANRLQLQTSGSLDSQKHDLPNAISSKSKPIFCLSVKIDGIDQFSFKLSFRNGGARTFYDKLKFALGQAKWLHADSRYQVNAGALKVARYCSPTDTDIQSTPSNMTSTLNFESTEKRAGIHGLETLTSLKNSEVSTFLNSSLGDLQNLMDKSKDLAKIGDDYRRMLMSSKTVDKEVGHAVELLSRSRNSLKLLGNLLDDRETINEANDFYTVESLNLLKQAGGTQAGSSLYVEELSRQVYDFIIQENILRDKNGLVTALDLYCLFNKRKGFYSVSPHNFLLATVSLKRYNPDLQLIELQLQSLQKVEGKTAGETTEKARSLYAICSSTMNAKSISRSILEVLESGVSGGYSALEFQNMCSIQTNLLLLQSVLNVLTRDGVLCVDSTLQGEKYFRNEIIHFRA; from the coding sequence ATGCAGGTACAAAGGTTTCAATTCACTTCGGAATTCTGGGAGTACGTGCAGTTGAGCAATGGAGGTAGGCCAATATGCTCCTCAAGTGAAAGGAACTTGTTTCTTGGAACGAATGTTGGTTTGTATTTGGGAAACTCGAAAATCGAGAACTATCAAAACGGCCGACTATATCTAACAAATTTGCGCCTCATCTATGTCCCATTTACATCCAATGAGGCTTTAGAGAAGAACGTAGGTTTGTCATTGAATCTAGCCTACATCGAAAAccttcaatttcaagcaGGATTCATGAGATCAAGTCCAAAAATCCTTTTAACTTTGACTAAATTATCTCCAGATCTAGAGTATGATACGGTCCATAACACTCTTGATTGGGACTGCCCCATATGTTCTCATTTAAATAAATGTGATCTGAAGGTGGTATCGGGGCTGAATGTTCCCAAATGTGAAGTTTGCGGAGTTAGCGCCAACGTCTACGAGCTCAATAAGCTCAAAGTTGAGAAGCAAAACAATTCTCGATCGAAAGCTTACAAGAGGGGCTATGATAACAGTAGTTCCAATCCAATGATCTGCACAAACCATCCTGCCAATAGATTGCAGTTGCAGACAAGTGGGAGTTTGGACTCACAGAAACATGATCTACCGAATGCAATATCATCAAAGTCAAAACCGATTTTTTGTCTATCAGTTAAAATTGATGGCATAGATCAGTTCAGTTTCAAGCTAAGCTTTAGAAATGGAGGCGCTCGAACTTTTTATGACAAGCTGAAGTTTGCTCTCGGACAAGCCAAATGGTTACATGCAGATTCAAGATATCAGGTCAATGCTGGTGCTTTGAAAGTGGCACGATATTGTTCTCCAACTGATACCGACATTCAGTCAACACCATCGAACATGACCTCGACTTTGAATTTTGAGTCCACTGAAAAACGCGCTGGTATTCATGGACTGGAAACGCTGACTTCTTTAAAAAATAGTGAAGTTTCCACATTTCTCAACAGCTCGCTCGGAGACCTACAGAACTTGATGGATAAAAGCAAGGATTTGGCAAAGATTGGAGACGACTATAGGCGAATGTTGATGAGCAGTAAAACAGTAGATAAGGAAGTTGGTCATGCAGTCGAGCTTCTCTCGCGGTCCAGAAATTCCTTGAAGTTACTGGGAAATCTACTTGACGATCGTGAAACTATTAATGAAGCTAATGACTTTTATACTGTCGAGTCACTCAATTTACTTAAACAAGCGGGTGGCACACAAGCTGGGTCGTCTCTTTACGTGGAAGAACTTTCTCGACAAGTGTACGATTTTATCATTCAGGAAAATATACTCAGAGACAAAAATGGATTAGTCACGGCCCTTGATCTCTACTGTCTCTTCAATAAAAGAAAAGGATTTTATTCAGTTTCTCCTCACAACTTCCTTCTTGCAACGGTCTCCCTTAAGCGATACAATCCTGATCTGCAGCTCATCGAGTTACAGCTACAATCTCTTCAAAAGGTAGAGGGGAAAACAGCGGGGGAGACAACTGAAAAGGCTCGCTCGCTTTATGCTATCTGTTCCTCGACGATGAATGCCAAATCCATTTCGAGATCAATTTTAGAGGTTCTAGAGTCTGGCGTATCTGGAGGCTATTCTGCCTTAGAGTTTCAGAATATGTGTTCAATACAGACGAATTTACTTTTACTTCAATCGGTCCTAAACGTACTGACTCGAGATGGTGTTCTGTGTGTCGATTCAACTCTAcaaggtgaaaaatatttcaggAACGAGATTATTCACTTTAGGGCCTAA
- a CDS encoding Cell polarity protein alp11 gives MMDFINVFVTSDLTSSERRICLNWTIDFFKSRLELVTGVPTPDQKVWIYKSADAAEREEITAQGSQTLSTYQIRPHTRIHVDNTNTKSVLRELEAEFSNSTGQLYVIDDEKYKQRRDSVLKWKMENCYGEFDPRFQKKHSLSAQEFENRAELLRVGQSCEVLNGNTSKSGVIKFIGKVDEIDDGKSIWVGVELDLPLGKNDGSLQGKRIFDCEKNHGCFVKPSKIRLLHTDPMMPSPNSEDEI, from the coding sequence ATGATGGATTTTATAAACGTTTTTGTGACTTCTGACCTTACTTCATCGGAGAGACGGATCTGTCTCAACTGGACTATAGATTTCTTTAAGTCGCGATTAGAGCTAGTTACTGGAGTTCCAACACCTGATCAAAAGGTTTGGATTTATAAATCAGCTGACGCCGCTGAACGTGAAGAGATAACAGCCCAAGGATCACAAACTCTCAGTACATATCAAATTAGACCACACACGAGAATTCACGTCGATAATACGAATACAAAGTCAGTGCTGAGAGAATTAGAAGCAGAATTCAGCAATAGTACTGGCCAACTCTACGTGATTGATGATGAGAAATATAAACAACGCAGGGATAGCGTGCTCAAGTGGAAAATGGAGAATTGTTATGGCGAATTCGACCCCcgctttcaaaaaaaacATTCTTTATCAGCTCAGGAGTTCGAAAACAGGGCGGAACTTCTCCGAGTCGGGCAATCGTGTGAAGTTTTGAATGGAAATACATCTAAATCTGGTGTGATAAAGTTCATTGGGAAAGTGGATGAGATAGACGATGGCAAGTCCATATGGGTTGGTGTCGAGCTCGACCTGCCTCTAGGAAAAAATGACGGTAGTTTGCAGGGAAAGAGAATTTTTGACTGTGAAAAAAACCACGGATGCTTCGTCAAGCCCTCCAAAATTCGATTGCTCCATACCGACCCTATGATGccttctccaaattctgaggacgagatttGA